TTTCTCCCTGGGATCAGGTGTCTCCTGTCCCTGacgtcccctcctcctgctcccttaACTGACCACTACAGCCTCCCTTCCCTGACCACTACAGCCTCTCTTCCCTGAGGACTACAGCCTCCCTTCCCTGACCACTACAGCCTCTCTTCCCTGACCACTACAGCCTCTCTTCCCTGACCACTACAGCCTCTCTTTCCTGACCACTACTGCCTCTCTTCCCTGACCTCTACAGCCTCTCTTCCCTGACCACTTCAGCCTCTCTTCCCTGACCACTACAGCCTCTCTTCCCTGACCACTACAGCCTCCCGTTCTGGACAGCTGGAGTCACTCTCAGGTGTACATATGGTGGCACCCCGAGAATGGATGTATTTAGGTGGTTTCCAGGTTGTGCCGTATaactttttgttgttttgtaaaaACGTAACTTGGAAGGAAGTGTGCCAGAATTTGAGCTGTGTTGTGGTTCCGGTGTCTTCTTATGGGAAGATATCTTTTACAAGCTGGCTGCTGTTCTTCTGAAGACGGCCCTACTCTTCCTTTACTCCTCCTTCCGTTATAACATTTAAGTTAATCGTTTTAGTTTGAGTGATCTCATATTCGAAGTGATCTTGTTTTTACTGTTTTTATCTCTTCACCAAAGATGTATAACTATTCCATGTGTTTTATCTCTCTAATCCAGTCTCATTTGGTGGTGTTTTTAACTGTATTCTGTGCTTTGTGCATTCCCAAGTTGCTAACTGTGTCATAACAATTCCACCATAGACATCGCTTTCAggtcacacatgcacaaactgtAAGAAACCAAGTAGTGTGATAAGTAGATGACAACAAGTTTCTTTATTTGTATGGTCACCGGTCATTTGAATCTGGGTCAGTGTTTTGATGGCACTTTGCATCGAATACTGTATATATCCATATCAATAATATGGTTAACTTTACCTCTATCCAATTGTATTACTTTTCCCTCAACcggtttgttttgtgttttagctTGTAAGAATGTGCACCTGACTTCCTGGCCTTCTTTGAAATGCCTCTTCTGATGATGCAACAGCTCTCTGCACATGTAGGCCCTAGATAAACGATACGGCCTTGAAAGTAATCTGACATCATTTCCTGAATACATAACTTGTGCAGCTGAACTAGGTGACAAACTTTCCTCTGTGATCATCTCACCACACAAAGACAGGCCACTCAACAGGGCATCCGGATAAGTCCCGCGGATTGTCTAGTCTCTAGTCTTGTCTGTGCAGctgtctgcacatttgcactGGTAGTGACAGAGCTTAATGAGCCCTCGCTGCGCTGCTGTTTACCTCCGGATATAGCCTACGGTCTGTGATGAAACGTGAGCTCCCAACCAATCCCATAGGGCAGACAAGTATCAGGGAAAGACGATCGTTGCTGAAGTGGAGATGACTGAAATACTTTCCACGGTCATGTCGGGTTCCCTCCTCCAGAGCAGAGCGAAGGCAGCGAGTGGCAGAAGCAAGAAAGCGTTGCGATTGGAAAACAAGCATATACACATAGAGATAAGCTTAAGGAACATAGAGAATCGACAACTGACAGATCGGCGAAAGGTCCGTTTGGCAAAAGGCATTCTTAGGCACCGCGACCATGTCAGAGCTCCATTCTGAACCAGCGGTAGCAGGTTCTCCCCAGAGGAAACCCTCCACCAACAAGAACATCAAGAAGCTGCGCACCATCAGCATGGTGTGTAGTCTGACCCGCAGCTGGCAGCAGTGGGTGTCGGAGATCGAGGACAAGCAAGCCAGCGAGCCCACCGGTTGGGCCCCTGACGTCCTGAGAGGACTCGGCGAGGAACCCAAGAAATTGGACGGAAGCAAGACAGGCCCATCTGAAAAGAAGGCTCGTGCGAGTCAGAACCCTACTGCAGACGCCCCAATCCCAGAGCACCAGGAGGATTCTGCCTCAACCAAACGGGCCAATCCAGAGGTGTCTGCTGAGTCCCGGATCAAGACCAAGCAGGTGTCAAAGACGGTGACGAGCAGTGCCCAGGAGAAGAGCACTGGCATTGCTCTCCTGACGGAGCGGATCTGCAAAGAACCCCAACCCCCGGAGGAAGACATTGACAGTTTGCTGAGCAAGCGAAGCTCACCCACACGCCGCAGGAAGTGCTCCAACATGGTGTCTGCCCTGACAAGCAGctggaaggaggtggagaaggagaggaagcaggGGCACTCCCATAGCGTGGACACTGAGGACAGTGGCTactcagaggagaggagcacggaggctgagggaggactGCTGGATGGTGCCAGGGCCTTTGGAGAGTCGGAATGTGGGGACAGCGGCTCACCCGAGGGACACACTGAGTCATCGGTGAAGATCAAACGATCCTCGGTCCCTGCGTGAGTTCACTATgctcttttttttgtgtgcctGCAGTTAATTTGCCATGATTATGCTGAATATGGTGGCAATTAGCTGTCTACTCAAAACACGTCTGTCCTCTTTTCTTGATATTAATTGTTGCTGGTGGCTGTTAGATAATAGTAGAGacagtaagacagagagagacagagagagagacagagagagagacagagagacagtgagagagagagagagagagagagagagggagggagggagggagggagggagggagggagggagagagggagggagagagggagggagagagggagggagagagggagggagagagggagggagagagagagagagagagagagagagagagagagagatacgtgtgatggtagagagagaagcACCTAGAGGGAAAAAGGCAGCTAGTCAGCAACAAATTAGAGTCCTTTAGTAAATACTGCCCCCATGTGGTTAAGCGATGTCTGTTTTTTAGCCACTGTACAAAAACACTGTGAAGTCACATTACATTAAGAGTTTGTAATTGCTATGTTGGTTGATGTGCTCCTTGTCCTTCACAGGGTCAAGAAGGAGGCGGAAGATTCCCACAATATCAACGCCCTTTCCAAGAAGTACAGTGCCGTGGGCAGCCTGAAGAGCCGTTGGCAGAACTGGGCTTCAGACCACTCTGAGACCCAGAAGCTCAACCCCTTCAGCGAAGAATTTGACTACGAGTACTCCATGTCGACCCGCCTCCGCAAGGGCGAGGAGGGCTACGGGCGTCCCAAGGAGGGCACCAAGACCGCAGAGAGGGCCAAACGGGCGGAGCAGCACATCCACGGCGAGATCGACGACATGTGCTACATCATCAGGACTATGGCCGACCCGGACCCGGACGGGAAGACTCGCGTCACGTTTGGGCAGCTGTTCGACAGATACGTGCGCATCTCGGACAAGGTGGTGGGGATCTTGATGAGGGCCAGGAAGCATGGGAAGTTGGTGTTTGAGGGTGAGATGCTGTGGCAGGGGCAGGATGATGCTGTTGTCATTACTCTGCTTGTGTGAGCTGCAGTCACATCAGGACAGCAAGGGGGGGCAGCCATggatgggtgggggggttgtCTGGCTAAAGCCCCACACTGGCTGCACCAATCCCACAGTTGATCCCATGGAGCTGCCTCTCTTTCAGGGGCATGCCTATTGGACAGAGTCCTGGGATGACTGATTCACAGATGATCTGAAGGAGTACAACATCTGCTGCTATTTTGGTGAACTCAACTACTATTCAGTTTCAttgactgattttttttttcttttgtgaaCTGTTGCCTTGTAGTTTTTCACTGGGTCTTAAAGTGCATTTAACTTTTCCCTGTCAGGTCAGACCCCAGTGGTATCTGAACATGGTTAAAGATGGACAATAAATTGCTGCTTGATTAAGTTGTATGTAGTGGGATTCAGATATGGATTTGGTTTAACTGCATACAGCTCTGCCAGGTTGCTAGTTCACACTATGCTATACTTGAAACAGAACTATAGTACACGGCACATTACTATTTCACAGACTGAATAAGAGCCCCAACACTACTGAATAATGTAGCAAGTCTATTAGAAGAGAGTGCTTTTAAACATAAATATTAAAGATTTAGgtttttttatttgatcatAGTACTGTATGTGCATGCTGGAGCTGTTTTGGAACATATATCATAAATTTGGAAGATACAACACAATCAAACTAGAGGAGTTTGTTTCCTGGTACTCAAAATAACATTATTATGTAGTATTGGTCTTCAGTTTTTATTGAACAAAGTGATTATGATGTGTTATGATTATACAATGATAGTTGAACGTGTAGTATACATATTAAGTAAGTAAGCACATTTTAGCACACTCTTAGACAGCGAGGCTGACCGCATGCTCCACAGTGGCCAAAAAATGTGTCACCTCAGACATGCAGATATTCTTCTTATGGGTAGAAAAAGAGGAAATGGTGAACCAATCTGACAGGTCCAGCATAACAAACATGACACCACTCACAAATACAAAGGACATACCTTAACAGCGTTGCTACAGCTAAGATACAAACTGCTGATACATTACATGCTGCTAGAAATGTGGGATGAccaccccccccgccacacacacatacacacacacctacagacacacacacatatacacatactaAATAAACAAGCAGGCACCACAATAACTTCGaaaattacaaacacacacagatgtgattAAAAGTTAAATATCAAAGTAAAATATTAAAACAGCAGTAATCACTGGCGTTTCAATGAATGGGAAACTTAAATTGAAaagttatgtatgtatgtgtgcgttcCTAAAATCCAGCAAAAGCCTACACTCCCCACAATTCTTTGAGAGGCGCGCATCTGTGCGCTCGAGCTTGCCCGCAGCAAGTGATAACAAGCAAGATCAGGTACAATGAGAGAACATTAAGATTCCTACGTTTCACCTGCTTTGTGAATGATGCCCGAATGTATGGAGTAGCATAATGGCTGTCGAAGGTAAGGTAACGCTTTATTCTTAATTAAACCGAATATAAATGTctgtgtttatttttgtttcagTACTGAACAGACATTGTGAGATTGAGACCACTGAGATGGTGCATGAATGGCCCAATATACAAGACGCTGTGTTTTCTAAATATTAATACGAAATGCAATGTCTGTATGTGACAGGGTGTGATTTGATAATGTCACTCTTTACAAACATTTAGCCTTATTGTCTCATGTCGAATTGATATCGTAGTTGGGTTCAGTGTGAGAATATAAACTATTCACATAGCATATATGGATTAGTTTTAATGCGCAGGCGTCGGTCTGTATCTTCTCATGCTGGTCTATTTGTAACGCGGGAAGCCTGTCAGTGTTACCTATGAAAATGCGGTGACTAATAATTGCAAACGGACGCTGTGTACAGCATGCATATGCCATGTCATTGTACATGTCTCATTGGCAATAGAGCGGCTTGAGTGACGTGCACTGTCCGTGCTTTTTGCACCTGTTCACAAGGGATGCTGCTATCGCGTCGGTGAGAGTCTCATCTGTGTGTCAGTTGACATTAGAGTATTAGTCTGTTGAGAAAGAACACGGTCCAAAACCCAGCGTCTAATTAAAATAGCACTGTTTAGGCACAGAACAGGACGTCTCCGGCAATCTGTTCTAAGACCGTTTGGTTTATTCGTTGCATGGATGCCATGTGAACGAGCCACACGCTTCTGAAACCAGTAATTAGGGTACTGATAGTTTTGTAAGGCATCTTGTCTGAACATTCGGGGGGGGGAAGACAACGCTTTCCAGCTTGGGTGCAGATATACCAAACACAGTACCGGGATGCTCGGACAGTCACCTCATCTTATCGGAGGGATCCTGTGGATTCAAAATCCAATGAGAGGTATGTCGAGGACGTTAACATAACGTGTTTAGCCTGTGGCTGTTTACAATGTCTTACCGGTAAGTTAAAGGCTTTACGGGCAGGTCTAGGCTTTGTTATGTGTGGCATGCCATTGTGACTGTGGCGTCTCAACTTTGCAGGTTTTCCTTGATGCGATCACTTTCGGTATGAACTGGTCTCTCTGGTTCTGCACATTCTGTACAAGGGTGGTATAGGCCTACTAAAAGTAAGCCTGTATTATAAATGTCTAGAATATGTAATTAGGCTACTTTGACAGCATGAGATTTAATGAATACACCGACATTGACTGACCAGGGTACTTGACTGTGTCTAATTTGCTATTTTAGATCATTCATTTGTTGTGAGGTCTTATCATGTAAGGCCACTGGAGTAAAGCAGTTGAACTGGCCCTGTGGACCAGACCACTCAGCGGACTCAGAACGCTGCTTAGTCATCATGCCCTCTCCACCATGCTCCAGATTACACATGCTATTTTAATCTTTGCTACTTCACTCATTCATGGAAGATCTAACTGGGGAAATATGAATTTTCTTTAGTTTTCTCAAAAAATCAAGGCCTCACACTATAGACTATAGACACAGCACTAAGCAATGGTTTTGCAGTGACTATGTAGACAAGAGTTTTTAAAACTCAACCATGGTACCTTACACTCCTTAGTACACCAGAGATTACAGTGGATATATCAAACACTGAACAGTCAGAGATAGTTTTCCCCCCAATGTTT
This genomic window from Hypomesus transpacificus isolate Combined female chromosome 4, fHypTra1, whole genome shotgun sequence contains:
- the abrab gene encoding actin binding Rho activating protein b, which produces MSELHSEPAVAGSPQRKPSTNKNIKKLRTISMVCSLTRSWQQWVSEIEDKQASEPTGWAPDVLRGLGEEPKKLDGSKTGPSEKKARASQNPTADAPIPEHQEDSASTKRANPEVSAESRIKTKQVSKTVTSSAQEKSTGIALLTERICKEPQPPEEDIDSLLSKRSSPTRRRKCSNMVSALTSSWKEVEKERKQGHSHSVDTEDSGYSEERSTEAEGGLLDGARAFGESECGDSGSPEGHTESSVKIKRSSVPAVKKEAEDSHNINALSKKYSAVGSLKSRWQNWASDHSETQKLNPFSEEFDYEYSMSTRLRKGEEGYGRPKEGTKTAERAKRAEQHIHGEIDDMCYIIRTMADPDPDGKTRVTFGQLFDRYVRISDKVVGILMRARKHGKLVFEGEMLWQGQDDAVVITLLV